Proteins from a genomic interval of uncultured Methanocorpusculum sp.:
- a CDS encoding energy-coupling factor ABC transporter permease: MHIMEGFLPSPWWQFWALLAAVCVLAGMVALIRLVKRNPESLPLLGLAGACVFILSSLKLPSVGSSSHATGTGFGAILFGPAVCSVFCTIVLVFQALLLAHGGITTLGANIISMGVAGPLAACIIFKIGHLIRPEFSIRSFSVTVFCAAAAADLVTYMMTSLQLALAYPRLKVAFLPHLLFTSGSSA; the protein is encoded by the coding sequence ATGCATATTATGGAAGGGTTTCTGCCAAGCCCATGGTGGCAGTTTTGGGCGCTCCTCGCTGCGGTTTGTGTTTTGGCAGGCATGGTCGCGCTTATCAGACTTGTAAAGAGAAATCCGGAGTCACTGCCGCTTCTCGGACTTGCCGGAGCCTGTGTTTTTATCCTTTCATCCCTGAAACTTCCTTCCGTAGGATCCTCATCGCATGCGACCGGCACTGGATTCGGTGCGATACTATTCGGACCTGCGGTTTGTTCTGTGTTCTGCACAATAGTATTAGTATTCCAGGCACTTCTTCTTGCACACGGAGGGATCACCACACTCGGCGCCAACATCATCTCGATGGGTGTTGCCGGCCCGCTTGCCGCCTGTATCATTTTTAAAATAGGCCATCTGATTCGACCCGAATTTAGTATCAGGAGTTTTTCGGTCACCGTATTTTGCGCTGCTGCGGCGGCAGATTTGGTCACTTACATGATGACCTCTCTTCAACTCGCACTTGCCTACCCGCGGCTGAAGGTTGCGTTCTTGCCTCATTTGCTGTTTACCTCGGGATCTTCAGCATAA